A window of Chlorocebus sabaeus isolate Y175 chromosome 14, mChlSab1.0.hap1, whole genome shotgun sequence contains these coding sequences:
- the PREPL gene encoding prolyl endopeptidase-like isoform X4, translated as MDAFEKVRTKLETQPQEEYEIINVEVKHGGFVYYQEGCCLVRSKDEEDNDNYEVLFNLEELKLDQPFIDCIRVAPDEKYVAAKIRTEDSEASTCVIIKLSDQPVMEASFPNVSSFEWVKDEEDEDVLFYTFQRNLRCHDVYRATFGDNKRNERFYTEKDPSYFVFLYLTKDSRFLTINIMNKTTSEVWLIDGLSPWDPPVLIQKRIHGVLYYVEHRDDELYILTNVGEPTEFKLMRTAADTPAIMNWDLFFTMKRNTKVIDLDMFKDHCVLFLKHSNLLYVNVIGLADDSVRSLKLPPWACGFIMDTNSDPKNCPFQLCSPIRPPKYYTYKFAEGKLFEETGHEDPITKTSRVLRLEAKSKDGKLVPMTVFHKTDSEDLQKKPLLIHVYGAYGMDLKMNFRPERRVLVDDGWILAYCHVRGGGELGLQWHADGRLTKKLNGLADLEACIKTLHGQGFSQPSLTTLTAFSAGGVLAGALCNSNPELLRAVTLEAPFLDVLNTMMDTTLPLTLEELEEWGNPSSDEKHKNYIKRYCPYQNIKPQHYPSVHITAYENDERVPLKGIVSYTEKLKEAISEHAKDTGEGYQAPNIILDIQPGGNHVIEDSHKKITAQIKFLYEELGLDSTSVFEDLKKYLKF; from the exons ATGGATGCATTTGAAAAAGTGAGAACAAAATTAGAAACACAGCCACAAGAAGAATATGAAATCATCAATGTGGAA GTTAAACATGGTGGTTTTGTTTATTACCAAGAAGGTTGTTGCTTGGTTCGTTCCAAAGATGAAGAAG ACAATGATAATTATGAAGTTTTATTCAATTTGGAGGAACTTAAGTTAGACCAGCCCTTCATTGATTGTATCAGAGTTGCTCCAGATGAAAAATATGTGGCTGCCAAGATAAGAACTGAGGATTCTGAAGCATCTACCTGTGTAATTATAAAGCTCAGCGATCAGCCTGTAATGGAAGCTTCTTTCCCAAATGTGTCCAGTTTTG aatgggTAAAGGATGAGGAAGATGAAGATGTTTTATTCTACACCTTCCAGAGGAACCTTCGCTGTCATGATGTATATCGAGCCACTTTTGGTGATAACAAACGTAATGAACgtttttacacagaaaaagaCCCAAG ctactttgttttcctttatcttaCAAAAGATAGTCGTTTCCTCACCATAAATATTATGAACAAGACTACTTCTGAAGTGTGGTTGATAGATGGCCTGAGCCCTTGGGACCCACCAGTGCTTATTCAGAAGCGAATACATGGGGTCCTTTACTATGTTGAACACAGAGATGATGAATTATACATTCTCACTAATGTTGGAGAGCCTACAGAATTTAAG CTAATGAGAACAGCAGCTGATACCCCTGCAATTATGAATTgggatttattttttacaatgaaGAGAAATACAAAAGTGATAGACTTGGACATGTTTAAGGATCACTGTGTTCTATTTCTGAAGCACAGCAATCTCCTTTATGTTAATGTGATTGGTCTGGCTGATGATTCAGTTCGGTCTCTAAAG ctCCCTCCTTGGGCCTGTGGATTCATAATGGATACAAATTCTGACCCAAAGAACTGCCCCTTTCAACTCTGCTCTCCAATACGTCCCCCAAAATATTACACGTACAAGTTTGCAGAAGGCAAACTGTTTGAGGAAACTGGGCATGAAGACCCAATCACAAAGACTAGTCGTGTTTTACGCCTAGAAGCCAAAAGCAAG GATGGAAAATTAGTGCCAATGACTGTTTTCCACAAAACTGACTCTGAGGACTTGCAGAAGAAACCTCTCTTGATACATGTATATGGAGCTTATGGAATGGATTTGAAAATGAATTTCAGGCCTGAGAGGCGGGTCctggtggatgatggatggatattAGCATACTGCCATGTTCG GGGTGGTGGTGAGTTAGGCCTCCAGTGGCACGCTGATGGCCGCCTAACTAAAAAACTCAATGGCCTTGCTGACTTAGAGGCTTGCATTAAGACGCTTCATGGCCAAGGCTTTTCTCAGCCAAGTCTAACAACCCTGACTGCTTTCAGTGCTGGAGGGGTGCTTGCGGGAGCATTGTGTAATTCTAATCCAGAGCTGCTGAGAGCAGTGACTTTGGAG gCACCTTTCTTGGATGTTCTCAACACCATGATGGACACTACACTTCCTCTGACATTAGAAGAATTAGAAGAATGGGGGAATCCTTCATCTGATGAAAAACACAAGAACTACATAAAACGTTACTGtccctatcaaaatattaaaCCTCAG cattatCCTTCAGTTCACATAACGGCGTATGAAAACGATGAACGTGTACCTCTGAAAGGAATTGTAAGCTATACTGAGAAACTCAAGGAAGCCATCTCGGAGCATGCTAAGGACACAGGTGAAG GCTATCAGGCCCCTAATATTATTCTAGATATTCAGCCTGGAGGCAATCATGTAATTGAGGATTCTCACAAAAAG ATTACAGCCCAAATTAAATTCCTGTACGAGGAACTTGGACTTGACAGCACCAGTGTTTTCGAGGATCTTAAGAAATACCTGAAATTCTGA
- the PREPL gene encoding prolyl endopeptidase-like isoform X3, with product MDAFEKVRTKLETQPQEEYEIINVEVKHGGFVYYQEGCCLVRSKDEEADNDNYEVLFNLEELKLDQPFIDCIRVAPDEKYVAAKIRTEDSEASTCVIIKLSDQPVMEASFPNVSSFEWVKDEEDEDVLFYTFQRNLRCHDVYRATFGDNKRNERFYTEKDPSYFVFLYLTKDSRFLTINIMNKTTSEVWLIDGLSPWDPPVLIQKRIHGVLYYVEHRDDELYILTNVGEPTEFKLMRTAADTPAIMNWDLFFTMKRNTKVIDLDMFKDHCVLFLKHSNLLYVNVIGLADDSVRSLKLPPWACGFIMDTNSDPKNCPFQLCSPIRPPKYYTYKFAEGKLFEETGHEDPITKTSRVLRLEAKSKDGKLVPMTVFHKTDSEDLQKKPLLIHVYGAYGMDLKMNFRPERRVLVDDGWILAYCHVRGGGELGLQWHADGRLTKKLNGLADLEACIKTLHGQGFSQPSLTTLTAFSAGGVLAGALCNSNPELLRAVTLEAPFLDVLNTMMDTTLPLTLEELEEWGNPSSDEKHKNYIKRYCPYQNIKPQHYPSVHITAYENDERVPLKGIVSYTEKLKEAISEHAKDTGEGYQAPNIILDIQPGGNHVIEDSHKKITAQIKFLYEELGLDSTSVFEDLKKYLKF from the exons ATGGATGCATTTGAAAAAGTGAGAACAAAATTAGAAACACAGCCACAAGAAGAATATGAAATCATCAATGTGGAA GTTAAACATGGTGGTTTTGTTTATTACCAAGAAGGTTGTTGCTTGGTTCGTTCCAAAGATGAAGAAG CAGACAATGATAATTATGAAGTTTTATTCAATTTGGAGGAACTTAAGTTAGACCAGCCCTTCATTGATTGTATCAGAGTTGCTCCAGATGAAAAATATGTGGCTGCCAAGATAAGAACTGAGGATTCTGAAGCATCTACCTGTGTAATTATAAAGCTCAGCGATCAGCCTGTAATGGAAGCTTCTTTCCCAAATGTGTCCAGTTTTG aatgggTAAAGGATGAGGAAGATGAAGATGTTTTATTCTACACCTTCCAGAGGAACCTTCGCTGTCATGATGTATATCGAGCCACTTTTGGTGATAACAAACGTAATGAACgtttttacacagaaaaagaCCCAAG ctactttgttttcctttatcttaCAAAAGATAGTCGTTTCCTCACCATAAATATTATGAACAAGACTACTTCTGAAGTGTGGTTGATAGATGGCCTGAGCCCTTGGGACCCACCAGTGCTTATTCAGAAGCGAATACATGGGGTCCTTTACTATGTTGAACACAGAGATGATGAATTATACATTCTCACTAATGTTGGAGAGCCTACAGAATTTAAG CTAATGAGAACAGCAGCTGATACCCCTGCAATTATGAATTgggatttattttttacaatgaaGAGAAATACAAAAGTGATAGACTTGGACATGTTTAAGGATCACTGTGTTCTATTTCTGAAGCACAGCAATCTCCTTTATGTTAATGTGATTGGTCTGGCTGATGATTCAGTTCGGTCTCTAAAG ctCCCTCCTTGGGCCTGTGGATTCATAATGGATACAAATTCTGACCCAAAGAACTGCCCCTTTCAACTCTGCTCTCCAATACGTCCCCCAAAATATTACACGTACAAGTTTGCAGAAGGCAAACTGTTTGAGGAAACTGGGCATGAAGACCCAATCACAAAGACTAGTCGTGTTTTACGCCTAGAAGCCAAAAGCAAG GATGGAAAATTAGTGCCAATGACTGTTTTCCACAAAACTGACTCTGAGGACTTGCAGAAGAAACCTCTCTTGATACATGTATATGGAGCTTATGGAATGGATTTGAAAATGAATTTCAGGCCTGAGAGGCGGGTCctggtggatgatggatggatattAGCATACTGCCATGTTCG GGGTGGTGGTGAGTTAGGCCTCCAGTGGCACGCTGATGGCCGCCTAACTAAAAAACTCAATGGCCTTGCTGACTTAGAGGCTTGCATTAAGACGCTTCATGGCCAAGGCTTTTCTCAGCCAAGTCTAACAACCCTGACTGCTTTCAGTGCTGGAGGGGTGCTTGCGGGAGCATTGTGTAATTCTAATCCAGAGCTGCTGAGAGCAGTGACTTTGGAG gCACCTTTCTTGGATGTTCTCAACACCATGATGGACACTACACTTCCTCTGACATTAGAAGAATTAGAAGAATGGGGGAATCCTTCATCTGATGAAAAACACAAGAACTACATAAAACGTTACTGtccctatcaaaatattaaaCCTCAG cattatCCTTCAGTTCACATAACGGCGTATGAAAACGATGAACGTGTACCTCTGAAAGGAATTGTAAGCTATACTGAGAAACTCAAGGAAGCCATCTCGGAGCATGCTAAGGACACAGGTGAAG GCTATCAGGCCCCTAATATTATTCTAGATATTCAGCCTGGAGGCAATCATGTAATTGAGGATTCTCACAAAAAG ATTACAGCCCAAATTAAATTCCTGTACGAGGAACTTGGACTTGACAGCACCAGTGTTTTCGAGGATCTTAAGAAATACCTGAAATTCTGA
- the PREPL gene encoding prolyl endopeptidase-like isoform X1, producing the protein MQQKTKLFLQALKYSIPHLGKCMQKQHLNHYNFADHYYNRIKLKKYHLTKCLQNKPKISELARNIPSRSFSCKDLQPVKQENEKPLPENMDAFEKVRTKLETQPQEEYEIINVEVKHGGFVYYQEGCCLVRSKDEEADNDNYEVLFNLEELKLDQPFIDCIRVAPDEKYVAAKIRTEDSEASTCVIIKLSDQPVMEASFPNVSSFEWVKDEEDEDVLFYTFQRNLRCHDVYRATFGDNKRNERFYTEKDPSYFVFLYLTKDSRFLTINIMNKTTSEVWLIDGLSPWDPPVLIQKRIHGVLYYVEHRDDELYILTNVGEPTEFKLMRTAADTPAIMNWDLFFTMKRNTKVIDLDMFKDHCVLFLKHSNLLYVNVIGLADDSVRSLKLPPWACGFIMDTNSDPKNCPFQLCSPIRPPKYYTYKFAEGKLFEETGHEDPITKTSRVLRLEAKSKDGKLVPMTVFHKTDSEDLQKKPLLIHVYGAYGMDLKMNFRPERRVLVDDGWILAYCHVRGGGELGLQWHADGRLTKKLNGLADLEACIKTLHGQGFSQPSLTTLTAFSAGGVLAGALCNSNPELLRAVTLEAPFLDVLNTMMDTTLPLTLEELEEWGNPSSDEKHKNYIKRYCPYQNIKPQHYPSVHITAYENDERVPLKGIVSYTEKLKEAISEHAKDTGEGYQAPNIILDIQPGGNHVIEDSHKKITAQIKFLYEELGLDSTSVFEDLKKYLKF; encoded by the exons GATCTTCAGCCTGTTAAACAAGAAAACGAAAAACCCCTTCCAGAAAACATGGATGCATTTGAAAAAGTGAGAACAAAATTAGAAACACAGCCACAAGAAGAATATGAAATCATCAATGTGGAA GTTAAACATGGTGGTTTTGTTTATTACCAAGAAGGTTGTTGCTTGGTTCGTTCCAAAGATGAAGAAG CAGACAATGATAATTATGAAGTTTTATTCAATTTGGAGGAACTTAAGTTAGACCAGCCCTTCATTGATTGTATCAGAGTTGCTCCAGATGAAAAATATGTGGCTGCCAAGATAAGAACTGAGGATTCTGAAGCATCTACCTGTGTAATTATAAAGCTCAGCGATCAGCCTGTAATGGAAGCTTCTTTCCCAAATGTGTCCAGTTTTG aatgggTAAAGGATGAGGAAGATGAAGATGTTTTATTCTACACCTTCCAGAGGAACCTTCGCTGTCATGATGTATATCGAGCCACTTTTGGTGATAACAAACGTAATGAACgtttttacacagaaaaagaCCCAAG ctactttgttttcctttatcttaCAAAAGATAGTCGTTTCCTCACCATAAATATTATGAACAAGACTACTTCTGAAGTGTGGTTGATAGATGGCCTGAGCCCTTGGGACCCACCAGTGCTTATTCAGAAGCGAATACATGGGGTCCTTTACTATGTTGAACACAGAGATGATGAATTATACATTCTCACTAATGTTGGAGAGCCTACAGAATTTAAG CTAATGAGAACAGCAGCTGATACCCCTGCAATTATGAATTgggatttattttttacaatgaaGAGAAATACAAAAGTGATAGACTTGGACATGTTTAAGGATCACTGTGTTCTATTTCTGAAGCACAGCAATCTCCTTTATGTTAATGTGATTGGTCTGGCTGATGATTCAGTTCGGTCTCTAAAG ctCCCTCCTTGGGCCTGTGGATTCATAATGGATACAAATTCTGACCCAAAGAACTGCCCCTTTCAACTCTGCTCTCCAATACGTCCCCCAAAATATTACACGTACAAGTTTGCAGAAGGCAAACTGTTTGAGGAAACTGGGCATGAAGACCCAATCACAAAGACTAGTCGTGTTTTACGCCTAGAAGCCAAAAGCAAG GATGGAAAATTAGTGCCAATGACTGTTTTCCACAAAACTGACTCTGAGGACTTGCAGAAGAAACCTCTCTTGATACATGTATATGGAGCTTATGGAATGGATTTGAAAATGAATTTCAGGCCTGAGAGGCGGGTCctggtggatgatggatggatattAGCATACTGCCATGTTCG GGGTGGTGGTGAGTTAGGCCTCCAGTGGCACGCTGATGGCCGCCTAACTAAAAAACTCAATGGCCTTGCTGACTTAGAGGCTTGCATTAAGACGCTTCATGGCCAAGGCTTTTCTCAGCCAAGTCTAACAACCCTGACTGCTTTCAGTGCTGGAGGGGTGCTTGCGGGAGCATTGTGTAATTCTAATCCAGAGCTGCTGAGAGCAGTGACTTTGGAG gCACCTTTCTTGGATGTTCTCAACACCATGATGGACACTACACTTCCTCTGACATTAGAAGAATTAGAAGAATGGGGGAATCCTTCATCTGATGAAAAACACAAGAACTACATAAAACGTTACTGtccctatcaaaatattaaaCCTCAG cattatCCTTCAGTTCACATAACGGCGTATGAAAACGATGAACGTGTACCTCTGAAAGGAATTGTAAGCTATACTGAGAAACTCAAGGAAGCCATCTCGGAGCATGCTAAGGACACAGGTGAAG GCTATCAGGCCCCTAATATTATTCTAGATATTCAGCCTGGAGGCAATCATGTAATTGAGGATTCTCACAAAAAG ATTACAGCCCAAATTAAATTCCTGTACGAGGAACTTGGACTTGACAGCACCAGTGTTTTCGAGGATCTTAAGAAATACCTGAAATTCTGA
- the PREPL gene encoding prolyl endopeptidase-like isoform X2 produces MQQKTKLFLQALKYSIPHLGKCMQKQHLNHYNFADHYYNRIKLKKYHLTKCLQNKPKISELARNIPSRSFSCKDLQPVKQENEKPLPENMDAFEKVRTKLETQPQEEYEIINVEVKHGGFVYYQEGCCLVRSKDEEDNDNYEVLFNLEELKLDQPFIDCIRVAPDEKYVAAKIRTEDSEASTCVIIKLSDQPVMEASFPNVSSFEWVKDEEDEDVLFYTFQRNLRCHDVYRATFGDNKRNERFYTEKDPSYFVFLYLTKDSRFLTINIMNKTTSEVWLIDGLSPWDPPVLIQKRIHGVLYYVEHRDDELYILTNVGEPTEFKLMRTAADTPAIMNWDLFFTMKRNTKVIDLDMFKDHCVLFLKHSNLLYVNVIGLADDSVRSLKLPPWACGFIMDTNSDPKNCPFQLCSPIRPPKYYTYKFAEGKLFEETGHEDPITKTSRVLRLEAKSKDGKLVPMTVFHKTDSEDLQKKPLLIHVYGAYGMDLKMNFRPERRVLVDDGWILAYCHVRGGGELGLQWHADGRLTKKLNGLADLEACIKTLHGQGFSQPSLTTLTAFSAGGVLAGALCNSNPELLRAVTLEAPFLDVLNTMMDTTLPLTLEELEEWGNPSSDEKHKNYIKRYCPYQNIKPQHYPSVHITAYENDERVPLKGIVSYTEKLKEAISEHAKDTGEGYQAPNIILDIQPGGNHVIEDSHKKITAQIKFLYEELGLDSTSVFEDLKKYLKF; encoded by the exons GATCTTCAGCCTGTTAAACAAGAAAACGAAAAACCCCTTCCAGAAAACATGGATGCATTTGAAAAAGTGAGAACAAAATTAGAAACACAGCCACAAGAAGAATATGAAATCATCAATGTGGAA GTTAAACATGGTGGTTTTGTTTATTACCAAGAAGGTTGTTGCTTGGTTCGTTCCAAAGATGAAGAAG ACAATGATAATTATGAAGTTTTATTCAATTTGGAGGAACTTAAGTTAGACCAGCCCTTCATTGATTGTATCAGAGTTGCTCCAGATGAAAAATATGTGGCTGCCAAGATAAGAACTGAGGATTCTGAAGCATCTACCTGTGTAATTATAAAGCTCAGCGATCAGCCTGTAATGGAAGCTTCTTTCCCAAATGTGTCCAGTTTTG aatgggTAAAGGATGAGGAAGATGAAGATGTTTTATTCTACACCTTCCAGAGGAACCTTCGCTGTCATGATGTATATCGAGCCACTTTTGGTGATAACAAACGTAATGAACgtttttacacagaaaaagaCCCAAG ctactttgttttcctttatcttaCAAAAGATAGTCGTTTCCTCACCATAAATATTATGAACAAGACTACTTCTGAAGTGTGGTTGATAGATGGCCTGAGCCCTTGGGACCCACCAGTGCTTATTCAGAAGCGAATACATGGGGTCCTTTACTATGTTGAACACAGAGATGATGAATTATACATTCTCACTAATGTTGGAGAGCCTACAGAATTTAAG CTAATGAGAACAGCAGCTGATACCCCTGCAATTATGAATTgggatttattttttacaatgaaGAGAAATACAAAAGTGATAGACTTGGACATGTTTAAGGATCACTGTGTTCTATTTCTGAAGCACAGCAATCTCCTTTATGTTAATGTGATTGGTCTGGCTGATGATTCAGTTCGGTCTCTAAAG ctCCCTCCTTGGGCCTGTGGATTCATAATGGATACAAATTCTGACCCAAAGAACTGCCCCTTTCAACTCTGCTCTCCAATACGTCCCCCAAAATATTACACGTACAAGTTTGCAGAAGGCAAACTGTTTGAGGAAACTGGGCATGAAGACCCAATCACAAAGACTAGTCGTGTTTTACGCCTAGAAGCCAAAAGCAAG GATGGAAAATTAGTGCCAATGACTGTTTTCCACAAAACTGACTCTGAGGACTTGCAGAAGAAACCTCTCTTGATACATGTATATGGAGCTTATGGAATGGATTTGAAAATGAATTTCAGGCCTGAGAGGCGGGTCctggtggatgatggatggatattAGCATACTGCCATGTTCG GGGTGGTGGTGAGTTAGGCCTCCAGTGGCACGCTGATGGCCGCCTAACTAAAAAACTCAATGGCCTTGCTGACTTAGAGGCTTGCATTAAGACGCTTCATGGCCAAGGCTTTTCTCAGCCAAGTCTAACAACCCTGACTGCTTTCAGTGCTGGAGGGGTGCTTGCGGGAGCATTGTGTAATTCTAATCCAGAGCTGCTGAGAGCAGTGACTTTGGAG gCACCTTTCTTGGATGTTCTCAACACCATGATGGACACTACACTTCCTCTGACATTAGAAGAATTAGAAGAATGGGGGAATCCTTCATCTGATGAAAAACACAAGAACTACATAAAACGTTACTGtccctatcaaaatattaaaCCTCAG cattatCCTTCAGTTCACATAACGGCGTATGAAAACGATGAACGTGTACCTCTGAAAGGAATTGTAAGCTATACTGAGAAACTCAAGGAAGCCATCTCGGAGCATGCTAAGGACACAGGTGAAG GCTATCAGGCCCCTAATATTATTCTAGATATTCAGCCTGGAGGCAATCATGTAATTGAGGATTCTCACAAAAAG ATTACAGCCCAAATTAAATTCCTGTACGAGGAACTTGGACTTGACAGCACCAGTGTTTTCGAGGATCTTAAGAAATACCTGAAATTCTGA